One genomic window of Halococcus salifodinae DSM 8989 includes the following:
- a CDS encoding VOC family protein: MTHETPIRIDHIGIAVEEFEAAEAVLHALGAEKYVDDTGPGEEFRWVGYILGDASRLELITPLAEGSFLEEFLDANGPGLHHVTCEVADIDAVAAALTDAGVTVVDRAEHEVYTELFVSPRNPTGTLFQLMEYHDTYEERYDPDQSFVGGRRVEAAWPTFESAEK; the protein is encoded by the coding sequence ATGACCCACGAGACCCCGATCCGGATCGATCACATTGGGATCGCGGTCGAGGAGTTCGAAGCGGCCGAGGCCGTCCTCCACGCGCTCGGCGCGGAGAAGTACGTCGACGACACCGGTCCGGGCGAGGAGTTCCGGTGGGTCGGCTACATCCTCGGCGACGCCTCGCGACTCGAACTCATCACGCCGCTCGCCGAGGGAAGCTTTCTGGAGGAGTTCCTCGATGCGAACGGGCCCGGCCTGCATCACGTCACGTGCGAAGTCGCCGACATCGACGCCGTGGCCGCGGCGCTGACCGACGCCGGCGTCACCGTGGTCGATCGGGCGGAACACGAGGTTTACACCGAACTGTTCGTCTCGCCGCGCAACCCTACCGGGACCCTGTTTCAGCTGATGGAGTACCACGACACCTACGAGGAACGCTACGACCCAGATCAGTCGTTCGTCGGCGGCCGCCGGGTCGAGGCGGCGTGGCCGACGTTCGAATCGGCCGAGAAGTGA
- a CDS encoding ABC transporter ATP-binding protein, which translates to MSDPLLAVEDVHAGYGLTEVLQGVSFDVDRGSVVALVGRNGVGKTTTLRSIVGNLSPTSGRITFDGEEITGLATENTVRKGITFVPEDRRVFPGLTVRENIEMGQHGVPTEGGPSVDAVLDRFENLREREGSYGSVLSGGEQQMLAIARALVADPDLLLLDEPTEGLAPFIVREIEAIIRELNDDGITVLLVEQNIPVALDVADHAHILAHGEIVHSGPAAAVRDDDELLDRHLGVGAIE; encoded by the coding sequence GTGAGCGACCCGCTGCTTGCGGTCGAGGACGTCCACGCGGGCTACGGGCTGACCGAGGTGCTCCAGGGCGTGAGCTTCGACGTCGACCGCGGGTCGGTGGTCGCGCTGGTGGGTCGCAACGGGGTCGGCAAGACCACGACGCTCCGGTCGATCGTCGGCAACCTCAGTCCCACGAGCGGCCGGATCACCTTCGACGGCGAGGAGATCACGGGGCTCGCGACCGAGAACACAGTTCGGAAAGGAATCACGTTCGTCCCGGAAGATCGGCGGGTTTTCCCCGGACTCACCGTACGGGAGAACATCGAGATGGGGCAGCACGGCGTGCCGACCGAGGGTGGTCCCTCAGTCGACGCGGTACTCGACCGATTCGAGAACCTCCGAGAGCGTGAGGGGAGTTACGGCTCGGTGCTCTCGGGCGGTGAGCAGCAGATGCTCGCGATCGCACGGGCACTCGTCGCCGATCCCGATCTCCTGTTGCTCGACGAACCCACCGAGGGGCTCGCACCCTTCATCGTCCGGGAGATCGAGGCCATCATCCGGGAGTTGAACGACGACGGGATCACCGTCCTGCTGGTCGAGCAGAACATCCCGGTTGCGCTCGACGTCGCGGACCACGCGCATATCCTCGCCCACGGCGAGATCGTCCACAGCGGTCCCGCTGCGGCGGTGCGAGACGACGACGAGCTCCTCGATCGCCACCTCGGCGTGGGAGCGATCGAATAG